One genomic region from Drosophila busckii strain San Diego stock center, stock number 13000-0081.31 chromosome 3R, ASM1175060v1, whole genome shotgun sequence encodes:
- the LOC108601717 gene encoding elongin-B: protein MDVFIMIRRQKTTIFTDAKENTLVLELKRMIEGILKVAPSDQRLYNQDNDIMEDDHTLQDYGVTVSTAKAQAPAQLGLTCRNELGDFETLDITPYSAPPDLPEVMKNQEASNGQEQVA, encoded by the exons ATG GATGTTTTCATTATGATCAGAAGGCAAAAGACAACCATATTTACGGACGCCAAGGAAAACACATTGGTTCTCGAACTGAAACGCATGATTGAAG GGATTTTAAAAGTGGCGCCTTCGGATCAACGATTATACAATCAGGACAATGACATCATGGAGGACGATCACACGTTGCAGGACTACGGCGTTACGGTATCTACGGCAAAGGCGCAAGCGCCAGCGCAATTGGGTCTAACATGCAG GAATGAGCTGGGTGACTTTGAGACACTTGATATCACACCATATTCAGCACCACCAGACTTACCAGAAGTAATGAAGAATCAAGAGGCCTCAAACGGACAGGAGCAGGTCGCTTAA
- the LOC108601716 gene encoding signal recognition particle 14 kDa protein, with amino-acid sequence MISRKVSALDSHLSQICHEMVLLDNSNFILGLEKLANEAKKDASFTITFKRYDGHDRPVPRPGKKPLAKPETYMCLMRAQCKSKKISTVVRQEDVPTMMAMYSQFIKSKMDGLKRVKKVKSKAKPAKG; translated from the exons ATGATATCGCGTAAAGTCTCAGCACTAGACTCACACTTGTCTCAAATTTGCCACGAAATGGTTTTACTGGACAATTCTAAC tttatactAGGCTTGGAGAAGCTCGCAAATGAGGCAAAAAAGGACGCTTCCTTTACGATAACATTTAAACGAT ACGATGGCCACGATAGACCGGTGCCCCGACCAGGTAAAAAACCATTGGCCAAGCCGGAAACATACATGTGCCTAATGCGTGCCCAATGCAAATCGAAAAAG ATATCCACAGTTGTGCGCCAGGAGGATGTACCCACCATGATGGCCATGTACTCACAATTTATAAAGAGCAAAATGGACGGCCTCAAACGTGTCAAGAAGGTGAAGAGTAAGGCAAAGCCGGCAAAAGGATAA